In one window of Nothobranchius furzeri strain GRZ-AD chromosome 11, NfurGRZ-RIMD1, whole genome shotgun sequence DNA:
- the LOC107384265 gene encoding 1-phosphatidylinositol 4,5-bisphosphate phosphodiesterase delta-1 isoform X2 has protein sequence MENNGIEKKTQGMEGDPDLQFLLKGGDLLKVLSPSWKKTRFLRLQDDCKTMWRESKKTFKSCQTFPVADIQEVRMGRQSEGLKKNAEEQAECRCFSIVFKGRRKNLDLIASSEEESKQWIKSLQKLVSNVNNLNRMQTTEHWIFSCLRKADKNKDDKLSPSEVKSFLRLINIEMDDDYADMLFKKCDKSNSGYLDGEEIAHLYDLLTNREEIDVIYGEYAKTTGFMSADNLVGFLMKEQREKATLADAQKIIEKYEPDEQAKEKKLLSKDGFLMYLHNVEAMILNPEHSEVYQDMQQPLNHYFISSSHNTYLTEDQLKGPSSTEGYVRALLKGCRCVELDCWDGSDNEPVIYHGYTLTSKILFKDAIKAIKENAFKTSDYPVILSLENHCSLEQQVVMAQHMSSILGSALVTSPLGDNMPTNFPSPEELKGKFLIKGKRLQKLEATFANKAADADSVDVTEEEESNDESAEEEQKEKRKKKLKLAKELSDMVIYCKSVHFHSFKDARKTLSFYEMSSFKEGRAVKLADESANDYIRHNVEKLSRVYPAGSRTNSSNYDPVPLWNAGCQIVALNFQTGCKEMDVNQGRFVVNGNCGYVLKPSYMRDRSTEFDPITLTRGEWLKHKILHIMIISAQQLPKVNKKKSSIVDPLVRVQIFGVPADVAEKETSPVDNNGFNPAWNENFQFDVYVPDLALVRFVIEDYDSTSDNEFVGQYTLPFNSLKMGYRHVPLLNKNGDLLPSAGLFIHAMVLDEE, from the exons ATGGAAAATAATGGGATAGAAAAGAAAACACAAG GTATGGAGGGCGATCCGGACCTTCAGTTCCTTCTGAAAGGTGGAGACCTGCTCAAAGTCCTGTCCCCATCCTGGAAGAAGACTCGTTTTCTGAGACTCCAGGATGACTGCAAAACCATGTGGCGTGAATCCAAGAAAACCTTCAAGTCATGCCAGACAT TTCCAGTCGCTGACATCCAAGAGGTGCGAATGGGTCGCCAGTCAGAGGGTTTAAAGAAGAACGCCGAGGAGcaggcggagtgccgctgcttctCAATCGTCTTTAAGGGTCGCCGTAAAAACCTGGACCTCATCGCCAGCTCAGAGGAGGAGTCCAAGCAGTGGATCAAAAGCCTGCAGAAACTGGTTTCCAACGTAAACAACCTGAACCGCATGCAGACCACAGAGCA TTGGATCTTCAGCTGTCTGAGGAAAGCAGACAAGAACAAAGACGATAAGCTGAGTCCGTCGGAGGTCAAGAGCTTCCTGCGTCTCATCAACATTGAAATGGATGATGACTATGCAGACATGCTGTTCAAG AAGTGTGACAAGTCAAACTCTGGGTACCTTGATGGAGAGGAGATCGCTCATCTCTATGACCTCCTGACCAATCGGGAGGAAATCGATGTGATCTACGGGGAGTACGCCAAGACCACGGGCTTCATGAGCGCTGACAACCTGGTGGGCTTCCTGATGAAGGAGCAGAGAGAGAAAGCCACGTTGGCTGATGCTCAAAAAATCATTGAGAAATATGAGCCAGATGAGCAGG CCAAGGAGAAGAAGCTGCTGTCCAAAGATGGCTTCCTCATGTACCTGCACAATGTGGAGGCCATGATTCTGAATCCAGAGCACTCTGAGGTGTACCAGGACATGCAGCAGCCCCTAAACCACTACTTTATCTCATCCTCGCACAACACCTACCTCACGGAGGATCAGCTCAAAGGCCCCAGCAGTACTGAGGGTTATGTCAG AGCTCTGCTGAAGGGCTGCCGCTGTGTGGAGCTGGACTGCTGGGATGGATCAGACAACGAGCCAGTCATCTACCACGGTTACACCTTAACCTCAAAGATTCTCTTCAAGGATGCGATCAAAGCCATCAAGGAGAATGCCTTTAAG ACGTCTGATTATCCGGTCATCCTCTCCTTGGAGAACCACTGCAGTTTGGAGCAGCAGGTGGTCATGGCCCAACACATGAGCTCAATCCTCGGCAGCGCGCTCGTCACCTCTCCCCTAGGCGACAACATGCCGACAAACTTCCCATCTCCAGAG GAACTGAAAGGGAAGTTCCTGATCAAAGGAAAGAGATTACAGAAACTGGAGGCCACTTTTGCAAACAAAGCGGCAGACGCTGATAGCGTCGACGTGACCGAGGAGGAAGAGTCAAATGATGAGAGCGCTGAGGAAGAGCAAAAGGAGAAGAGGAAG AAAAAGCTGAAACTAGCCAAAGAGCTGTCTGACATGGTGATCTACTGTAAGAGCGTCCACTTTCACAGCTTCAAGGATGCCAGGAAAACCCTGAGCTTCTATGAGATGTCCTCCTTTAAGGAGGGAAGAGCTGTGAAGCTGGCAGATGAGTCGG cAAACGACTACATCCGTCATAATGTGGAGAAACTGAGCCGCGTTTATCCTGCGGGCTCCAGGACCAACTCTTCCAACTACGACCCAGTCCCTCTGTGGAACGCCGGCTGTCAGATCG TTGCCTTAAACTTCCAGACAGGCTGCAAGGAAATGGACGTGAACCAGGGTCGATTCGTCGTCAACGGCAACTGTGGATACGTCCTCAAGCCGTCCTACATGAGGGACAGGAGCACCGAGTTTGACCCCATCACCCTGACCCGAGGAGAGTGGCTGAAGCACAAGATACTGCACATCATG ATCATATCGGCACAGCAGTTGCCCAAAGTGAACAAGAAGAAGTCCTCCATAGTGGACCCGCTGGTTAGAGTGCAGATCTTTGGAGTGCCGGCTGACGTCGCAGAGAAAGAGACAAGTCCTGTTGATAACAATG GTTTTAACCCCGCCTGGAACGAGAACTTCCAGTTTGATGTATATGTGCCAGACCTAGCGCTAGTTCGCTTCGTCATCGAGGACTACGACTCCACGTCTGATAACGAGTTTGTCGGGCAGTACACGCTTCCTTTCAACAGTCTAAAAATGG GATACAGACACGTACCTCTGCTCAACAAGAACGGAGACCTCCTACCCTCAGCCGGCCTCTTCATTCATGCCATGGTCCTCGATGAAGAATGA
- the LOC107384265 gene encoding 1-phosphatidylinositol 4,5-bisphosphate phosphodiesterase delta-1 isoform X1 — protein sequence MSCVQKQPKRSRSEEFLHHATAQKTIQISAKLLGMEGDPDLQFLLKGGDLLKVLSPSWKKTRFLRLQDDCKTMWRESKKTFKSCQTFPVADIQEVRMGRQSEGLKKNAEEQAECRCFSIVFKGRRKNLDLIASSEEESKQWIKSLQKLVSNVNNLNRMQTTEHWIFSCLRKADKNKDDKLSPSEVKSFLRLINIEMDDDYADMLFKKCDKSNSGYLDGEEIAHLYDLLTNREEIDVIYGEYAKTTGFMSADNLVGFLMKEQREKATLADAQKIIEKYEPDEQAKEKKLLSKDGFLMYLHNVEAMILNPEHSEVYQDMQQPLNHYFISSSHNTYLTEDQLKGPSSTEGYVRALLKGCRCVELDCWDGSDNEPVIYHGYTLTSKILFKDAIKAIKENAFKTSDYPVILSLENHCSLEQQVVMAQHMSSILGSALVTSPLGDNMPTNFPSPEELKGKFLIKGKRLQKLEATFANKAADADSVDVTEEEESNDESAEEEQKEKRKKKLKLAKELSDMVIYCKSVHFHSFKDARKTLSFYEMSSFKEGRAVKLADESANDYIRHNVEKLSRVYPAGSRTNSSNYDPVPLWNAGCQIVALNFQTGCKEMDVNQGRFVVNGNCGYVLKPSYMRDRSTEFDPITLTRGEWLKHKILHIMIISAQQLPKVNKKKSSIVDPLVRVQIFGVPADVAEKETSPVDNNGFNPAWNENFQFDVYVPDLALVRFVIEDYDSTSDNEFVGQYTLPFNSLKMGYRHVPLLNKNGDLLPSAGLFIHAMVLDEE from the exons ATGTCTTGCGTGCAGAAGCAGCCCAAACGCAGCCGATCGGAGGAGTTTCTGCACCATGCCACCGCCCAGAAGACCATTCAAATAAGCGCCAAACTTCTCG GTATGGAGGGCGATCCGGACCTTCAGTTCCTTCTGAAAGGTGGAGACCTGCTCAAAGTCCTGTCCCCATCCTGGAAGAAGACTCGTTTTCTGAGACTCCAGGATGACTGCAAAACCATGTGGCGTGAATCCAAGAAAACCTTCAAGTCATGCCAGACAT TTCCAGTCGCTGACATCCAAGAGGTGCGAATGGGTCGCCAGTCAGAGGGTTTAAAGAAGAACGCCGAGGAGcaggcggagtgccgctgcttctCAATCGTCTTTAAGGGTCGCCGTAAAAACCTGGACCTCATCGCCAGCTCAGAGGAGGAGTCCAAGCAGTGGATCAAAAGCCTGCAGAAACTGGTTTCCAACGTAAACAACCTGAACCGCATGCAGACCACAGAGCA TTGGATCTTCAGCTGTCTGAGGAAAGCAGACAAGAACAAAGACGATAAGCTGAGTCCGTCGGAGGTCAAGAGCTTCCTGCGTCTCATCAACATTGAAATGGATGATGACTATGCAGACATGCTGTTCAAG AAGTGTGACAAGTCAAACTCTGGGTACCTTGATGGAGAGGAGATCGCTCATCTCTATGACCTCCTGACCAATCGGGAGGAAATCGATGTGATCTACGGGGAGTACGCCAAGACCACGGGCTTCATGAGCGCTGACAACCTGGTGGGCTTCCTGATGAAGGAGCAGAGAGAGAAAGCCACGTTGGCTGATGCTCAAAAAATCATTGAGAAATATGAGCCAGATGAGCAGG CCAAGGAGAAGAAGCTGCTGTCCAAAGATGGCTTCCTCATGTACCTGCACAATGTGGAGGCCATGATTCTGAATCCAGAGCACTCTGAGGTGTACCAGGACATGCAGCAGCCCCTAAACCACTACTTTATCTCATCCTCGCACAACACCTACCTCACGGAGGATCAGCTCAAAGGCCCCAGCAGTACTGAGGGTTATGTCAG AGCTCTGCTGAAGGGCTGCCGCTGTGTGGAGCTGGACTGCTGGGATGGATCAGACAACGAGCCAGTCATCTACCACGGTTACACCTTAACCTCAAAGATTCTCTTCAAGGATGCGATCAAAGCCATCAAGGAGAATGCCTTTAAG ACGTCTGATTATCCGGTCATCCTCTCCTTGGAGAACCACTGCAGTTTGGAGCAGCAGGTGGTCATGGCCCAACACATGAGCTCAATCCTCGGCAGCGCGCTCGTCACCTCTCCCCTAGGCGACAACATGCCGACAAACTTCCCATCTCCAGAG GAACTGAAAGGGAAGTTCCTGATCAAAGGAAAGAGATTACAGAAACTGGAGGCCACTTTTGCAAACAAAGCGGCAGACGCTGATAGCGTCGACGTGACCGAGGAGGAAGAGTCAAATGATGAGAGCGCTGAGGAAGAGCAAAAGGAGAAGAGGAAG AAAAAGCTGAAACTAGCCAAAGAGCTGTCTGACATGGTGATCTACTGTAAGAGCGTCCACTTTCACAGCTTCAAGGATGCCAGGAAAACCCTGAGCTTCTATGAGATGTCCTCCTTTAAGGAGGGAAGAGCTGTGAAGCTGGCAGATGAGTCGG cAAACGACTACATCCGTCATAATGTGGAGAAACTGAGCCGCGTTTATCCTGCGGGCTCCAGGACCAACTCTTCCAACTACGACCCAGTCCCTCTGTGGAACGCCGGCTGTCAGATCG TTGCCTTAAACTTCCAGACAGGCTGCAAGGAAATGGACGTGAACCAGGGTCGATTCGTCGTCAACGGCAACTGTGGATACGTCCTCAAGCCGTCCTACATGAGGGACAGGAGCACCGAGTTTGACCCCATCACCCTGACCCGAGGAGAGTGGCTGAAGCACAAGATACTGCACATCATG ATCATATCGGCACAGCAGTTGCCCAAAGTGAACAAGAAGAAGTCCTCCATAGTGGACCCGCTGGTTAGAGTGCAGATCTTTGGAGTGCCGGCTGACGTCGCAGAGAAAGAGACAAGTCCTGTTGATAACAATG GTTTTAACCCCGCCTGGAACGAGAACTTCCAGTTTGATGTATATGTGCCAGACCTAGCGCTAGTTCGCTTCGTCATCGAGGACTACGACTCCACGTCTGATAACGAGTTTGTCGGGCAGTACACGCTTCCTTTCAACAGTCTAAAAATGG GATACAGACACGTACCTCTGCTCAACAAGAACGGAGACCTCCTACCCTCAGCCGGCCTCTTCATTCATGCCATGGTCCTCGATGAAGAATGA